A region of Bicyclus anynana chromosome 15, ilBicAnyn1.1, whole genome shotgun sequence DNA encodes the following proteins:
- the LOC112051588 gene encoding brain protein I3-like: MDKPTVTDQPPPYYATVPPGPQPYPQPQAYPQPHAYPQPNPQPAPGAFPPPPPGYTPYGTTPQDPTAAFVPNYGATHTNIIIPPPIIAVGACPACRVGILEDDFTCLGILCAILFFPLGILCCLALKNRRCSNCGAMFG; this comes from the exons ATGGATAAACCAACTGTTACCGATCAACCTCCTCCATACTACGCGACCGTACCACCAG gtcCACAGCCGTATCCACAACCTCAGGCGTATCCTCAACCACATGCATATCCTCAACCGAATCCGCAGCCAGCTCCAGGGGCTTTCCCGCCACCACCACCAGGGTACACCCCATATGGAACAACACCACAGGATCCGACTGCAGCATTTGTCCCCAACTATGGGGCGacacatacaaatataataattccaCCACCGATTATAGCTGTTGGGGCTTGCCCAGCTTGCAGAGTCGGTATACTTGAAGATGACTTCACTTGTTTGGGTATTTTATGCGCTATCCTTTTCTTCCCATTAGGAATTTTGTGCTGTCTCGCTCTCAAGAATAGAAGATGCTCTAACTGCGGCGCCATGTTTGGTTAG